In Spirochaeta lutea, the genomic stretch TGAAGAGTGGTAAAAAAAACATACATCCCCAATAGAGGCGATATTGTCTGGTTAGATTTTAACCCGCAATTAGGCCATGAACAAAGAGGCCGGCGACCAGCATTAGTTCTATCTCATGAAAAATATAATGAAAAAATTGGCTTAGGAATTTTCTGCCCTATTACTAGCAAAACCAAAGGATATCCATTTGAAGTTAAAATCTTTGGGAAAAAAATAAATGGATGTATACTAAGTGATCAAATAAAAAGTCTAGATTGGAAAACAAGAAATATAGAATATGTAGAAAAATCTAAAGAAGAAATTGTCGATGAAGTGCTTGAAAAAATTAAAGTGATCATTGAATAAAGAACAGCTAACAAGTGCTTCAACTTGACATTTCCTTTGTCATGAAAATTGCTAA encodes the following:
- the mazF gene encoding endoribonuclease MazF; translated protein: MVKKTYIPNRGDIVWLDFNPQLGHEQRGRRPALVLSHEKYNEKIGLGIFCPITSKTKGYPFEVKIFGKKINGCILSDQIKSLDWKTRNIEYVEKSKEEIVDEVLEKIKVIIE